The following proteins come from a genomic window of Triticum aestivum cultivar Chinese Spring chromosome 6A, IWGSC CS RefSeq v2.1, whole genome shotgun sequence:
- the LOC123131476 gene encoding uncharacterized protein, with the protein MAGFFMGEETQERMSILLTRALVLLSFAAHLTMALLAGIRRRRDSGLRRFLVWFAYYVTEIGTPFALGLVFLDTATADSEQKMFVLWAPFLLLHLGHPDNITSYGLENKKLTPPHIVGPILAIGGAIYGSYKQRFMHDDGALRAAFFIMLFFGSYKYVERVVALHRASFANIRRTNEGKELGRISAEDKGRRSKRDNDDVQLDAHGLLAVTMAALADYQVSSGGYRSSYSGWKEVSKVVEMEASLMYTKASVIHTWGGYTIRVLSPLATATALCLFHGEKGLALVNADRMITYILLVATLVLDGRWLLRALGSTWTYALLVDNKEQDQEEENRQVRPLLGRRTFWYNFSLPRWVKLACRRAGRQLWYFPRCLLVSLDPSRLSLRSGPSGHRLLSGSSIGQRCWNRQSLASLRLAFSVAVAQAYRREEEEVQRNSEKRWIQEFFRRSNALFLPRARTR; encoded by the coding sequence ATGGCTGGATTTTTTATGGGCGAGGAGACCCAGGAGCGGATGAGTATATTGCTTACCCGGGCCTTGGTCCTTTTGAGCTTCGCGGCGCATCTTACCATGGCCCTGTTAGCCGGCATCCGTCGGCGTAGAGACTCCGGCTTGCGCAGGTTTCTGGTGTGGTTTGCGTACTACGTAACCGAGATAGGCACGCCATTCGCCCTCGGCCTGGTGTTCCTCGACACCGCGACCGCAGATAGCGAGCAGAAGATGTTTGTGCTCTGGGCAccttttcttcttctccacctTGGTCACCCGGACAACATCACCAGCTACGGGTTGGAGAACAAGAAGCTGACGCCGCCCCACATCGTTGGTCCGATCCTTGCAATCGGAGGAGCTATCTATGGCTCATACAAGCAAAGATTTATGCACGACGACGGGGCTCTGCGTGCCGCCTTCTTCATCATGCTCTTCTTTGGTTCCTATAAGTATGTGGAGAGGGTGGTTGCCCTACACCGAGCTTCCTTTGCAAACATTCGCCGCACAAACGAGGGAAAGGAGTTAGGGCGCATCAGTGCTGAGGACAAAGGCCGCCGTAGTAAGCGGGATAATGATGACGTGCAGCTTGATGCTCACGGCCTTCTCGCTGTCACCATGGCTGCCTTGGCTGACTATCAAGTCAGCAGTGGTGGTTATCGCAGTTCTTATTCTGGTTGGAAGGAGGTGAGCAAGGTGGTGGAGATGGAGGCGTCGCTCATGTACACCAAGGCAAGCGTGATCCACACTTGGGGTGGCTATACCATCCGTGTCCTCTCGCCGCTCGCCACCGCCACGGCACTCTGTCTCTTCCACGGTGAAAAAGGCCTGGCCCTGGTGAATGCAGACCGGATGATCACATATATATTGCTGGTTGCTACCTTGGTGTTGGATGGGAGGTGGCTGCTGAGAGCGTTAGGGTCAACCTGGACATATGCATTGTTGGTTGATAATAAAGaacaagaccaagaagaagaaaacagaCAAGTAAGGCCGCTTCTGGGTCGCCGGACCTTCTGGTACAATTTCAGTTTGCCACGGTGGGTGAAGCTCGCATGTCGCCGGGCTGGGAGGCAATTATGGTATTTCCCACGCTGCCTTCTCGTCTCTTTGGATCCGTCCCGGCTGTCATTGAGAAGCGGCCCAAGTGGCCACAGGTTGTTGTCGGGCTCGAGCATCGGACAGCGCTGTTGGAACCGCCAGTCCCTTGCCTCGCTCCGCCTAGCTTTTTCTGTCGCCGTCGCTCAAGCTTAccggagagaagaagaagaggttcaaagaaattcagagaaacggTGGATACAGGAGTTTTTCCGGCGTTCGAACGCCCTTTTTcttcctcgagcacgaactcgataA